One region of Haladaptatus cibarius D43 genomic DNA includes:
- a CDS encoding DUF5787 family protein has product MREFPFELALCAHLEATTDDVLARQIGGGVHAPSNRIIDVLCVEPDSGFDARAKLTNERIPDAAIESEVGVGQSRYWRNAFDTSPEYARKVVDRAVEIGFFERKRRRGREYVRQVARYPDWFGKLVGIENKPDLADPGDLETQLRKDVSLGLVDEVILATESYVTRAHLNRIPEEVGVWRFAGGEDEREIEVVREPTALETDTAGTELIEQHAGKADVRVVSAAAKARQRRRMAERAYGKGWRTYDFPACSEIESRDGGLPYCRWKGRIVNPVHCGPDCSGHDPADPPEVDLDFERDSRTPWVADPAGLKRRQTGLDAFRTEN; this is encoded by the coding sequence GTGCGAGAGTTCCCGTTCGAACTGGCGCTGTGTGCCCATCTCGAAGCGACGACGGACGACGTTCTCGCCAGACAAATCGGCGGCGGTGTTCACGCACCGTCGAACCGCATCATCGACGTGCTGTGCGTCGAACCCGATTCTGGGTTCGACGCCCGCGCGAAACTCACGAACGAGCGGATTCCCGACGCCGCAATCGAGAGCGAGGTCGGCGTCGGACAGTCGCGCTACTGGCGAAACGCTTTCGACACGTCGCCGGAGTACGCCCGGAAGGTCGTGGACAGGGCGGTCGAAATCGGCTTTTTCGAACGGAAGCGACGGCGCGGCAGGGAGTACGTCCGGCAGGTCGCGCGCTACCCCGACTGGTTCGGGAAACTCGTCGGCATCGAGAACAAACCAGACCTCGCAGACCCCGGCGACCTCGAAACGCAACTCCGCAAGGACGTGAGCCTCGGCCTCGTGGACGAAGTTATTTTGGCGACCGAGAGCTACGTCACCCGCGCGCACCTGAACCGGATTCCAGAGGAGGTCGGCGTCTGGCGGTTTGCGGGAGGTGAAGATGAGCGGGAAATCGAAGTCGTCCGCGAACCGACGGCGCTCGAAACCGATACGGCGGGAACCGAACTCATAGAACAGCATGCGGGGAAAGCGGACGTTCGCGTCGTCAGCGCGGCGGCGAAGGCCCGCCAGCGAAGGCGAATGGCGGAACGCGCCTACGGCAAAGGCTGGCGAACCTACGACTTCCCGGCGTGTAGCGAAATCGAATCGCGGGACGGCGGACTTCCGTACTGTCGCTGGAAAGGGCGAATCGTCAATCCAGTTCACTGCGGGCCGGACTGTTCGGGTCACGACCCTGCCGACCCGCCGGAGGTTGACCTCGATTTCGAACGCGATTCGCGGACGCCGTGGGTCGCAGACCCCGCCGGACTGAAACGACGACAAACAGGGCTCGACGCGTTTCGGACGGAGAACTGA
- a CDS encoding winged helix-turn-helix domain-containing protein, with translation MSSDTPLQECDDCLAPAEAFSVIANETRLSILEALWQAPERPVRFSELRKEVGMRDSAQFNYHLQQLADHFVVQTDDGYDFRQAGKKVVSAILAGSFNEHPRLDPIELEETCADCGANLHATYEDETLVIDCPDCAKLYGSYSFPPGGLNDRTDCEIMDAFNQRVRHLHCLAADGVCPECNGKMRTDVTRDSEDILGTKIRVDHQCEQCRHRLRSTVGLSLLDQSQVVTFYSDHGIDLCQKPFWALSWCVSDEQTTILADDPWEIAVTISLSDGELRVIVDDDLNVVEIERRQVA, from the coding sequence ATGAGCAGTGACACCCCGCTTCAGGAATGCGACGATTGTCTCGCTCCGGCGGAAGCGTTTTCGGTTATCGCCAACGAGACACGTCTCTCCATCCTCGAAGCCCTCTGGCAAGCGCCCGAACGGCCGGTTCGGTTCTCGGAACTTCGGAAGGAAGTCGGCATGCGCGACAGCGCGCAGTTCAACTACCACCTCCAGCAGTTGGCCGACCACTTCGTCGTACAAACCGACGACGGCTATGACTTCCGGCAGGCCGGGAAGAAGGTCGTTAGCGCGATTCTCGCCGGGTCGTTCAACGAGCATCCGCGACTCGACCCAATCGAACTCGAAGAAACCTGTGCCGATTGCGGCGCGAACCTGCACGCCACCTACGAGGACGAGACGCTGGTAATCGACTGTCCCGACTGCGCGAAACTGTACGGAAGTTATTCGTTCCCGCCGGGCGGATTGAACGACCGAACCGACTGTGAAATCATGGACGCGTTCAACCAGCGCGTGCGACACCTCCACTGTCTCGCCGCCGACGGCGTGTGTCCGGAGTGCAACGGGAAGATGCGGACGGACGTGACCCGAGATTCGGAGGACATTTTGGGAACGAAAATCCGCGTTGACCACCAGTGTGAGCAGTGTCGGCACCGACTTCGTTCGACGGTCGGGTTGTCGCTTCTCGACCAATCGCAGGTCGTCACCTTCTACAGCGACCACGGAATCGACCTCTGTCAGAAACCGTTCTGGGCGCTTTCGTGGTGCGTGAGCGACGAGCAGACGACGATTCTCGCCGACGACCCGTGGGAAATCGCAGTGACGATTTCGCTTTCCGACGGCGAACTCCGCGTCATCGTGGACGATGACCTGAACGTCGTCGAAATCGAGCGCAGACAGGTCGCATAA
- a CDS encoding translation initiation factor IF-2 subunit gamma, with product MTGTHNQPEVNIGLVGHVDHGKTTLVQALSGEWTDQHSEEMKRGISIRLGYADATFRQCPDVDAPECYTVDETCPDGSDSEPIRTVSFVDAPGHETLMATMLSGASLMDGAVLVVSATETVPQAQTEEHLMALDIIGIENIVIAQNKIDLVDRDRVERNYEQIQEFVEGTVAEDAPVVPISAQQEVNIDLLMQAIEEEIPTPERNPDDDPQMYVARSFDINRPGTTWDKLTGGVLGGSLVQGNLTEGDELELRPGREIDEGGQTHWEPIQTDVRSLQAGGEMVDEVTPGGLLGVGTGLDPSYTKGDALAGQVAGTPGSLPPTWEQFTMEIDLLDRLVGLDDEEIDEISTGEPLMLTVGTATTVGSVTSARDGECEVALKRPVCAPEGAKIAINRRIGARWRLIGIGTLTTN from the coding sequence TTGACAGGAACACACAACCAACCGGAGGTGAACATCGGTCTCGTCGGGCACGTCGACCACGGGAAAACGACTCTCGTGCAGGCGCTTTCCGGCGAATGGACCGACCAGCACTCCGAAGAGATGAAACGAGGCATCTCGATTCGACTCGGCTATGCGGACGCGACGTTCCGGCAGTGTCCAGACGTGGACGCTCCGGAGTGTTACACAGTCGATGAGACGTGCCCCGACGGTTCGGACAGCGAACCGATTCGTACAGTTTCGTTCGTGGACGCACCCGGCCACGAAACGCTCATGGCGACGATGCTTTCGGGCGCATCACTGATGGACGGCGCGGTGCTCGTCGTCTCGGCCACGGAGACCGTTCCACAGGCCCAGACCGAAGAGCACCTGATGGCGCTCGACATCATCGGCATCGAAAACATCGTCATCGCGCAGAACAAAATCGACTTGGTTGACCGCGACCGCGTGGAGCGCAACTACGAACAGATTCAGGAGTTCGTGGAAGGCACGGTTGCGGAAGACGCACCAGTCGTCCCGATTAGCGCCCAGCAGGAGGTCAACATCGACCTGCTGATGCAAGCTATCGAGGAAGAGATTCCGACGCCGGAGCGCAATCCGGACGACGACCCACAGATGTACGTCGCCCGCAGCTTCGACATCAACCGTCCCGGTACGACGTGGGACAAACTCACGGGCGGGGTTCTCGGCGGCAGTCTTGTGCAGGGGAACCTTACCGAAGGCGACGAACTCGAACTACGTCCCGGCCGCGAAATCGACGAAGGCGGCCAGACCCATTGGGAACCCATCCAAACCGACGTTCGCTCCCTTCAGGCGGGCGGCGAGATGGTGGACGAGGTCACGCCCGGTGGACTGCTCGGTGTCGGTACTGGACTCGACCCGAGTTACACCAAAGGTGACGCGCTGGCCGGACAGGTCGCGGGAACGCCCGGCAGTCTCCCCCCGACGTGGGAGCAGTTCACGATGGAAATCGACCTGCTCGATCGACTCGTCGGCTTGGACGACGAGGAAATCGACGAAATCAGCACGGGCGAACCGCTCATGCTGACCGTCGGCACCGCGACGACCGTCGGTTCGGTCACCAGTGCGCGCGACGGCGAGTGCGAAGTCGCACTCAAACGCCCCGTCTGCGCACCGGAAGGCGCGAAAATCGCCATCAACCGCCGTATCGGCGCACGCTGGCGACTCATCGGAATCGGAACGCTCACCACCAACTGA
- a CDS encoding PIN domain-containing protein, translating to MDTSALMMPVESGVRVFDELDRLLGQLDCVTPRAVISELDGLSQGGGAEATAASVGADLATRCRTIDHEESYADDAFVELAPEFDFVVTNDAPLRKRLLDAGVPVIHIRGQNKLAITQP from the coding sequence ATGGACACGAGCGCGCTCATGATGCCCGTCGAATCGGGCGTCAGGGTGTTCGACGAACTCGACAGGCTGTTGGGCCAGCTCGACTGCGTCACACCCCGTGCCGTCATCTCGGAACTCGACGGACTCTCTCAAGGCGGCGGCGCAGAAGCGACCGCCGCCAGCGTGGGCGCGGATTTGGCGACTCGCTGTCGAACCATCGATCACGAAGAATCGTACGCAGACGACGCGTTCGTCGAACTCGCACCCGAGTTCGACTTCGTCGTCACGAACGACGCCCCCCTTCGGAAACGTCTGCTCGACGCTGGCGTACCGGTAATTCATATAAGGGGGCAGAACAAACTCGCAATCACTCAACCATAG
- a CDS encoding DNA-directed RNA polymerase has translation MYKRVRLKDTVEVPPQFLADVTPGLVQRLLQDKLEGRMDEDVGSVVSVTEVHDIGHGAVLPNRPGVYYEAEFDAVTFDPQMQEVVDGEVVEVVNFGAFVGIGPVDGLLHVSQISDEYLAFDDENQQLASRESNRTLGVGDSVRARIVTKSIDERNPRESKIGLTAKQVGLGKHGWLKEDRDSRQATTESE, from the coding sequence ATGTACAAACGGGTTAGACTGAAAGATACGGTCGAGGTTCCGCCCCAGTTCCTCGCAGATGTAACGCCGGGGCTGGTGCAGCGACTCCTACAGGACAAACTTGAAGGACGGATGGACGAGGACGTCGGCAGCGTCGTCAGCGTCACCGAAGTTCACGACATCGGTCACGGCGCGGTACTTCCAAACCGCCCCGGCGTCTACTACGAAGCGGAGTTCGACGCCGTCACGTTCGACCCTCAGATGCAGGAGGTCGTGGACGGAGAGGTCGTGGAAGTCGTCAACTTCGGTGCGTTCGTCGGTATCGGGCCGGTGGACGGACTGCTCCACGTCTCCCAGATTTCGGACGAATATCTCGCCTTCGACGACGAGAATCAACAGCTCGCCTCGCGCGAGTCCAACCGCACGCTCGGCGTCGGTGACTCGGTTCGCGCTCGAATCGTGACGAAGAGCATCGACGAGCGCAATCCGCGCGAGAGCAAAATCGGCCTCACGGCGAAGCAGGTCGGCCTCGGCAAACACGGTTGGCTGAAAGAAGACCGTGACTCGCGCCAAGCGACTACCGAGAGTGAATAA
- the spt4 gene encoding transcription elongation factor subunit Spt4 encodes MASNRLACRDCHAVLQADEEICSICNSTSLTEDWSGYVVIAHPEESEIGQEMGVSEPGSYALKVR; translated from the coding sequence ATGGCCAGTAATCGACTCGCCTGCCGCGACTGCCACGCCGTGCTCCAAGCTGACGAGGAGATCTGCTCGATATGCAACTCCACCAGCCTCACGGAGGACTGGAGTGGCTACGTCGTCATCGCCCACCCCGAGGAGAGCGAAATCGGACAGGAGATGGGTGTGTCGGAACCGGGAAGCTACGCGCTGAAAGTCAGATAA
- a CDS encoding GTP-dependent dephospho-CoA kinase family protein: MTDSVVSLPRALRSELKEPLGPIFTDAERLLESAGSPLVAVGDVVTYHLESVGVTPDVALVDGLTKRDTVSPKIRDAVSDDAKHVPVENPAGVLTHDLLSALVEAIVAPEATVLVVEGEEDLAALPAVLAVPEGGSVVYGQPDEGMVLVQVTSAVKEQVTDLLSQMDGDTERLFSLVDDGRNS, encoded by the coding sequence GTGACCGACTCCGTCGTCTCGCTCCCTCGCGCACTGCGAAGTGAGCTAAAGGAACCGCTCGGGCCGATTTTCACCGATGCAGAGCGACTTCTCGAATCCGCTGGAAGCCCACTCGTCGCAGTCGGCGACGTCGTCACCTACCATCTCGAATCGGTCGGCGTCACGCCGGACGTGGCGCTGGTGGACGGACTGACGAAACGCGACACAGTCTCACCAAAAATTCGGGATGCAGTGAGCGACGACGCGAAACACGTCCCGGTCGAGAATCCTGCGGGAGTGCTCACCCACGACCTCCTTTCGGCGCTCGTCGAGGCAATTGTCGCGCCCGAGGCGACCGTTCTCGTCGTCGAAGGCGAAGAAGACCTCGCGGCGCTTCCGGCGGTGCTCGCCGTGCCTGAGGGGGGAAGCGTCGTATACGGTCAACCGGACGAAGGAATGGTTCTCGTGCAGGTGACTTCGGCTGTGAAAGAGCAGGTTACCGACCTGCTCTCGCAGATGGATGGCGACACGGAGCGACTCTTCTCGCTCGTTGATGACGGTCGAAATTCATAA
- a CDS encoding DUF7504 family protein, with protein MPSGQRGDDATVEFTRMLQQLKRRGCNLLLVGSVPDSVLSCASRKFFGDPHERRFRVVVLTGTSRTTVDERIPMYGTHEERTAVITHLTELADYGVQPVRVDSGVPELSTAVSSAITSFETDDGLQSGQLRVGLDSLESLFERYDPEVVRQFLGVVTGQVRGANGMGHFILPRDYDHELVSELAPLFDGIIEYRVDGEGQEQWHFPHRDLQSPWLSV; from the coding sequence ATGCCTAGCGGTCAGCGTGGGGACGACGCGACCGTGGAGTTCACGCGGATGCTCCAGCAGTTGAAACGCAGGGGCTGTAATCTGTTGCTTGTTGGGTCAGTTCCCGATTCCGTTCTGTCGTGTGCTAGTCGGAAGTTTTTCGGCGACCCTCACGAACGTCGGTTTCGCGTGGTCGTTCTCACTGGAACGTCCCGGACGACGGTCGATGAACGAATACCGATGTACGGCACCCACGAAGAGCGGACGGCCGTCATCACACATCTAACCGAACTAGCGGATTACGGAGTTCAACCGGTTCGCGTCGATTCGGGCGTTCCGGAGCTTTCTACTGCCGTCTCGTCGGCGATAACCTCCTTCGAGACGGACGACGGCCTGCAATCGGGACAGCTTCGAGTTGGGTTGGATTCGCTCGAATCGCTGTTCGAACGCTACGACCCCGAAGTCGTCCGACAGTTCCTCGGCGTCGTCACGGGACAGGTTCGCGGTGCGAACGGGATGGGCCACTTCATTCTCCCCCGCGACTACGACCACGAACTCGTGAGCGAACTTGCGCCGCTGTTTGACGGAATAATCGAGTACCGCGTCGATGGAGAAGGGCAAGAACAGTGGCATTTCCCCCACCGAGATTTGCAGTCTCCGTGGCTTTCGGTGTAG
- a CDS encoding 30S ribosomal protein S24e codes for MEVEILSQEQNPMLHRNEVRFQIVHDEATPSRLSVRDSLAAKLDKNADEVVIHEMSTKFGMRKTVGYAKIYDSSEDARDVEQDYMLERNKITADDADTDAEAEAEEAE; via the coding sequence ATGGAAGTCGAAATCCTCTCACAGGAGCAGAATCCAATGCTCCACCGGAATGAAGTGCGGTTCCAGATAGTTCACGACGAGGCAACGCCCTCGCGCCTCTCGGTGCGAGACAGTCTCGCGGCGAAACTCGACAAGAACGCGGACGAAGTCGTCATCCACGAGATGAGTACGAAGTTCGGCATGCGCAAGACGGTCGGCTACGCGAAAATCTACGACAGCTCCGAGGACGCGCGCGACGTCGAACAGGACTACATGCTCGAACGCAACAAAATCACGGCAGACGACGCCGACACCGACGCGGAAGCGGAAGCCGAGGAGGCTGAATAA
- a CDS encoding 30S ribosomal protein S27ae has product MARNELYNDDGTTEREQCPRCGDSFLADHGDRVHCGKCSYTEWN; this is encoded by the coding sequence ATGGCGCGAAACGAACTCTACAACGACGACGGCACGACCGAACGAGAACAGTGCCCGCGCTGTGGCGACTCGTTCCTCGCAGACCACGGTGACCGCGTTCACTGTGGCAAATGTAGCTACACCGAGTGGAACTAA
- a CDS encoding bifunctional N(6)-L-threonylcarbamoyladenine synthase/serine/threonine protein kinase, which yields MRILGVEGTAWAASAAVYDVNTDSVFIETDAYQPESGGIHPREAAEHMSDAIPAVIETALSNADGPIDAVAFSRGPGLGPCLRIVGTAARALSQSLDVSLIGVNHMVAHLEIGRQQSGFDSPICLNASGANAHVLGYRNGRYRVLGETMDTGVGNAIDKFTRHVGWSHPGGPKVEEAAKDGEYIELPYVVKGMDFSFSGIMSAAKQAVDSGEAIEDVCFSLQENIFAMLTEVAERALSLTGRDELVLGGGVGQNARLREMLEEMCDQRGAKFYAPEPRFLRDNAGMIAVLGKEMLDAGDTTPVADSAIDSNYRPDQVAVSWRTDREEVFRNVGEREIRGAEATVSIGSERVTKRRAVKSYRHPELDARLRKERTTLEARLTSDARRAGVPTPVVYDVDPTEASIEFEHVGESDLREELTASRVRDVGRHLGTMHREGIVHGDPTTRNVRCAGGDTPPNERANDSRESDRTFFIDFGLGYYSDDVEDYAMDLHVFNQSLVGTSDVADELWREFESAYVETGDEQVVTQLREIEGRGRYQ from the coding sequence ATGCGAATCCTCGGCGTTGAGGGTACTGCGTGGGCGGCCAGCGCGGCGGTCTACGACGTGAATACAGACTCCGTTTTTATCGAAACCGACGCCTACCAACCGGAGAGCGGCGGGATTCATCCGCGAGAAGCCGCAGAGCACATGAGCGATGCGATTCCAGCAGTCATCGAGACGGCTCTCTCCAACGCAGACGGCCCAATTGACGCTGTCGCCTTCTCGCGCGGGCCGGGACTCGGCCCGTGTCTTCGCATCGTCGGAACTGCGGCGCGCGCGCTGTCCCAGAGTCTCGATGTTTCACTTATCGGCGTGAACCACATGGTCGCCCACCTCGAAATCGGGCGACAGCAGTCGGGCTTCGACTCCCCTATCTGTCTGAACGCGAGCGGTGCGAATGCACACGTCTTGGGCTACCGAAACGGACGCTATCGCGTCCTCGGCGAGACGATGGACACGGGCGTCGGTAACGCAATCGACAAGTTCACGCGACACGTCGGGTGGTCGCACCCCGGCGGGCCGAAGGTCGAGGAGGCCGCGAAAGACGGCGAATACATCGAACTCCCCTACGTCGTGAAGGGGATGGACTTTTCGTTCTCGGGTATCATGAGCGCGGCGAAGCAGGCCGTCGATTCGGGCGAGGCAATCGAGGACGTTTGCTTTTCGCTTCAGGAGAACATCTTCGCCATGCTGACCGAGGTTGCAGAACGCGCGCTCTCGCTCACGGGACGCGACGAACTCGTCCTCGGCGGCGGCGTCGGCCAGAATGCGCGACTCCGAGAGATGTTAGAAGAGATGTGCGACCAGCGCGGTGCGAAGTTTTACGCCCCCGAACCGCGATTCCTGCGGGACAACGCGGGGATGATTGCGGTACTCGGTAAGGAGATGTTGGATGCAGGCGATACGACTCCCGTCGCGGATTCGGCGATCGATTCGAACTACCGACCCGACCAAGTGGCCGTGTCGTGGCGAACCGACCGCGAGGAGGTGTTCCGCAACGTCGGCGAGCGCGAGATTCGGGGCGCGGAAGCCACCGTTTCCATCGGTTCCGAGCGCGTGACGAAGCGCAGGGCGGTCAAATCCTACCGCCACCCCGAACTCGACGCGCGTCTTCGAAAGGAGCGCACGACCCTCGAAGCGCGCCTGACGAGCGATGCGCGCCGGGCCGGGGTTCCCACCCCTGTCGTCTACGACGTTGACCCCACGGAGGCCTCCATCGAGTTCGAACACGTCGGCGAAAGCGACCTCCGCGAGGAACTGACCGCATCCCGAGTGCGCGACGTGGGTCGGCATCTCGGAACGATGCACCGCGAAGGAATCGTTCACGGCGACCCGACGACGCGAAACGTCAGGTGTGCGGGGGGCGACACGCCACCGAACGAGCGAGCGAATGATTCCCGCGAGTCCGACCGAACGTTCTTCATCGACTTCGGATTGGGCTACTACTCCGATGACGTGGAGGACTACGCGATGGATTTGCACGTCTTCAATCAGAGCCTCGTCGGAACTTCCGACGTGGCCGACGAGTTGTGGCGCGAGTTCGAATCCGCCTACGTAGAAACTGGTGACGAGCAGGTCGTTACCCAATTGCGCGAAATCGAAGGCCGCGGGCGGTATCAGTAG
- a CDS encoding DUF5808 domain-containing protein → MSDKETSGTLFGMPYNFERPSVGRMLSAYWKPGEKMLVEKPFGIGYTLNLANWRSWLVLALAGILLWQEKSGPDVEDVKDEPVEVIVDDD, encoded by the coding sequence ATGTCCGACAAAGAAACTTCAGGAACCCTCTTCGGCATGCCGTACAACTTCGAACGCCCCAGCGTCGGCCGGATGCTGTCGGCCTACTGGAAACCCGGCGAGAAGATGCTGGTCGAAAAACCGTTCGGCATCGGCTACACGCTCAACCTCGCCAACTGGCGCTCGTGGCTCGTCCTCGCCCTCGCTGGCATCCTGCTCTGGCAGGAAAAAAGCGGCCCGGACGTGGAGGACGTGAAAGACGAACCCGTCGAAGTCATCGTGGACGACGACTGA
- the rdgB gene encoding RdgB/HAM1 family non-canonical purine NTP pyrophosphatase, whose product MMIRFVTGNEGKVREACDYLTDEVRQIEYDYTEIQHDDLAEIALHGAREAFEETGGEDPVVVDDAGLFIDAVGGFPGPYSAYVEDTLGVERVWQFAKQEENRRAHFRCVVAYFDGETAETFSGAVPGTLVAPRGDGGFGYDPIFEHEGKTMAEMTTEEKNAISHRGRALAKFADWLAER is encoded by the coding sequence ATCATGATTCGGTTCGTCACCGGCAACGAGGGAAAGGTGCGCGAGGCATGCGACTATCTGACCGACGAGGTTCGCCAAATCGAGTACGATTACACCGAAATCCAGCACGACGACCTCGCCGAAATCGCGCTTCACGGCGCGCGCGAAGCGTTCGAGGAGACGGGCGGCGAAGACCCCGTCGTCGTTGACGATGCGGGCCTGTTCATCGACGCGGTCGGTGGCTTTCCCGGCCCCTACTCCGCCTACGTCGAGGACACCCTCGGCGTCGAGCGAGTTTGGCAGTTCGCAAAACAGGAAGAGAATCGCCGCGCCCATTTCCGCTGTGTCGTCGCCTACTTCGACGGGGAAACCGCAGAAACCTTCTCGGGTGCAGTTCCGGGCACGCTGGTCGCCCCGCGCGGTGACGGCGGATTCGGCTACGACCCAATCTTCGAACACGAAGGGAAGACGATGGCCGAAATGACGACGGAGGAAAAGAACGCCATTTCCCACCGCGGGCGCGCACTGGCCAAATTTGCGGACTGGCTGGCGGAGCGGTAA
- a CDS encoding DUF7384 family protein, with protein sequence MSNPNPARIAVDADVLAADLLVGGNARQTMDIVRSHSWVELVASDELLSDAEWVIHQLADDQLARDWREEIEKCRIEVEQSPGDHPALASAHAGNAAHIVSYDDDLRSAKTAATLQGRISVSVKHPDGFVSLFDPESLYDVVVGGEYPGPDGEMEN encoded by the coding sequence ATGAGTAATCCGAACCCCGCCCGCATCGCGGTCGATGCGGACGTGCTGGCGGCGGATCTGCTGGTCGGCGGGAACGCCCGCCAAACGATGGACATCGTTCGCAGCCACTCGTGGGTCGAACTCGTCGCCAGCGACGAACTCCTCTCGGATGCCGAATGGGTCATCCACCAACTGGCGGATGACCAACTGGCCCGCGACTGGCGCGAGGAAATCGAGAAATGCAGAATCGAAGTCGAGCAGTCGCCCGGCGACCATCCCGCTCTCGCCAGCGCTCACGCCGGAAACGCGGCACACATCGTCTCCTACGACGACGACCTGCGAAGCGCGAAAACCGCGGCCACGCTTCAGGGACGGATTTCGGTGAGCGTCAAGCACCCGGATGGATTCGTGTCGCTCTTCGACCCCGAAAGTCTGTACGACGTGGTGGTCGGCGGGGAGTATCCGGGGCCGGACGGGGAGATGGAAAACTAA